From the genome of Agromyces intestinalis:
GTTCGGGCTCCCATCGGTCGACCCAGCGCACCGCGAGCAGCACGATCACGAGCGGCACGACGGCGAGCAGGCTGCCGACCGCGAGCGTCGGCACGCCGAGGGCCGCGATGAGGTACGCGACGACCAACAGCAGCGCGAGGGCGCCGACGGCGATGCCCACGACGGCGAGCACGAAGCCCGCACGGCGGGCCGAGGCGATCGGGAGCGCAGCGGGTGGGATGACCTGCTGCGGCGTGGTCGGAAGGCTCACCCGCCGAGCCTATCGACGCGGAACCTATCGACGGGGTTCGTTCGAGACATCGAACATGACCCCGGGGTTCAGAACTCCGGCAGGGTCGAACAGCGCCTTGAGCCCGCGCTGCAGGTCGTAGCCGTCGTCGCCGAGCTCGTCGCGCAGCCACCGACGCTTCAGGATGCCGACGCCGTGCTCGCCCGTGAGCGTGCCACCGAGCGCGACCGCGGCGCGGAACAGCTCGTCGGCCGCCGCCCACACCTCTGCGGGCGGCTCGTCGCCCGTGAACACGAAGTTGGGGTGCAGGTTGCCGTCGCCCGCGTGCGCGAGCGTCGGGATCTCGATGCCGTGACGCCGCCCGATCTCGCCGATGACGCGGAACATGTCGGGCAGCTTCGAGCGCGGCACCGCGATGTCCTCGATGAGCACCTCGCCGGTCGCGGCGAGCGCCGGATGCCACGCCCGCCGCAGCCCGATCAGTCGCTCGGCGGCGACGGTGTCGGTCGAGACCTCGACCCGGCCGCCCGCCGCGCGCAGCACCTCGGCGATGCGCGCGGCGCGCACCGCGGCATCCGTGTCGTCGGCCTGGGCGATGACGAGCGCTTCGCCCGGCGCCAGGTGCTCGACCGGGGTGCCCGCGATCGCGGCCGCGCCGAGGTGATCGACCACTCGCCCGAGTCCGAGGTCGTCGACGAGCTCGAGCATCGCGGGGCGCAGGCGGGCCGCAGTCACCGCGGCGCAGCCCGCGGCGGCGGCCTCGACGTCGGCGAACGCCGCGGCGATGGTGACCGGCTCGCCCTCGGGGCGGGGCCGAAGCCGCACGGTCGCCTCGACGATGATGCCGAGGGTGCCCTCGGAACCGGTGAGCAGCGCGGTCAGGTCGTACCCGGTGACGCCCTTCACGGTGCGCCGGCCCGTGCGCACGAGGCGCCCGTCGGCGAGCACGACGGCCAGCCCCAGCACCGCCTCGCGGGTGACGCCGTACTTGGCGCACAGCAGGCCGCCGGCGTTGGTGGCGATGTTGCCGCCCACCGAGGAGATCGCCCGGCTCGCCGGGTCGGGTGCGTACCAGAGCCCGTGGGCGGCCGCGGCGGCGTTCAGGTCGCCGTTGAGCACACCCGCCTCGACGACGGCGAGCTCGTCGATCGGGTCGAGCTCGAGGATCCGGTTCATCCGCGACAGGTCGAGCACGATCGCGCCGGGGCCGCCGGTCGCCCCGCCCGCGAGGCCCGTGCCGGCTCCTCGGGGCACGACCGGGGTGTGCGTGGCGGTCGCGAGGCGCAGCAGCCGCTGCACGTCGTCGATGGACGTCGCGTACACGACCGCGATGGGCCGGTCGGGCGCGCGGCGGCCCGAGCGGTCTTCACGCACGCGATCGAGGTCGGCTGCCTCGACGCTGACGGATGCCGCGACACCGTCGGATGCCGCGAACTCGGTGCGCAGCCGGGCGAGGACGTCGATGTCAGCGGAGGATTCGGGCATGCGGTCAGCCTAGCCCCGCGGGTCGTGTCCGATTTCCGCCAGTCGATGTCGGTGGGCGGTGCGAGGCTGATGGCATGCGAACCCCGGTCGAGCCCTCCCGCACCGCCGACGATCCCGTCTTCGACGAGCGCTACCGTGCGGTGAGCTCGCGCGACGCGCGGTTCGACGGCCAGTTCATCACCGGGGTGCACTCGACCGGCATCTACTGCCGGCCGAGCTGCCCGGCGGTCACGCCCAAGCGCGGCAACGTGAGCTTCTACCTCACCGCCGCCGCGGCGCACGAGGCCGGCCTGAGGGCGTGCAAGCGCTGCCTGCCCGACGCGGTGCCCGGCTCGCCCGAGTGGGATCTGCGCGACGACCTCGCCGCGCGCGCGATGCGGCTCATCGCCGACGGCGTGGTCGAACGCGACGGGGTGCCCGGCCTGGCCGCGCGCCTCGGCTACTCCCCCAGACACCTGACCCGGGTGCTCACCGCCGAGCTCGGCGCCGGTCCGCTCGCGCTCGCGCGGGCGCATCGCGCGCAGACCGCGCGCTCGCTGCTGGTGTCGACCGATCTGCCGGCCGCCGACGTGGCGTTCGCGTCGGGGTTCGGCAGCATCCGCCAGTTCAACGACACGATCCGCGCGGTCTACGAACGCAGCCCGCTCGAGCTGCGGCTCGCGGCCGAACTGCGCAGCCGCCGTCAGGCCCCCCGTCCCGGCCCGGCCGCCCCCGTCGACGCGAGCGACCCGACCGACGCCGTCGACCCCTCGGCCGCGGGCGTCGTGCGGCTGCGGCTGCCCGCGC
Proteins encoded in this window:
- a CDS encoding FAD-binding oxidoreductase encodes the protein MPESSADIDVLARLRTEFAASDGVAASVSVEAADLDRVREDRSGRRAPDRPIAVVYATSIDDVQRLLRLATATHTPVVPRGAGTGLAGGATGGPGAIVLDLSRMNRILELDPIDELAVVEAGVLNGDLNAAAAAHGLWYAPDPASRAISSVGGNIATNAGGLLCAKYGVTREAVLGLAVVLADGRLVRTGRRTVKGVTGYDLTALLTGSEGTLGIIVEATVRLRPRPEGEPVTIAAAFADVEAAAAGCAAVTAARLRPAMLELVDDLGLGRVVDHLGAAAIAGTPVEHLAPGEALVIAQADDTDAAVRAARIAEVLRAAGGRVEVSTDTVAAERLIGLRRAWHPALAATGEVLIEDIAVPRSKLPDMFRVIGEIGRRHGIEIPTLAHAGDGNLHPNFVFTGDEPPAEVWAAADELFRAAVALGGTLTGEHGVGILKRRWLRDELGDDGYDLQRGLKALFDPAGVLNPGVMFDVSNEPRR